The proteins below come from a single Caulobacter flavus genomic window:
- a CDS encoding type IV secretion system protein, protein MTPVACPSPDAALVQGLIGSVDCQVHGLAQAGYAALSAPGSPVSTLLTVLMTLYVAFMGYRLVLGRGTLRIGDATIAAVKLALVVALATNWALLETLAYDLLFKAPTEVGSLLLAQLDSGSGKLDPFVRLQFAFDTLQEAAQHFATRAGARDAALQGGPGFAAFAANVGGLVMLLTSLGVVLACKVVLSVLLALAPIVAGLLLFETTRGLVEGWLKAMIALAVLPMIATLALSLELAMLAPSLKALAAMKDVQQFAQLDMAPAITVLVLSLVFAVVLVAAAIAACVIAAGLRLPRERPASQETPIVSTSGASTAAPLEPPSRAAHVAAAAVSLARREEQAATAAASSSPAGPRRLVVVSDRSSAAPATGPAAAQAAVAPLGASYRRPASPRRTASGARRDQ, encoded by the coding sequence ATGACGCCTGTAGCCTGCCCTTCCCCCGATGCCGCCCTGGTCCAGGGCCTGATCGGTTCGGTCGACTGCCAGGTGCACGGCCTGGCTCAGGCCGGCTATGCCGCCTTGTCGGCGCCCGGCTCGCCGGTGTCCACCCTGCTGACCGTGCTGATGACGCTGTACGTGGCCTTCATGGGCTACCGGCTGGTGCTGGGCCGCGGAACCCTACGGATCGGCGACGCCACCATCGCGGCGGTGAAGCTCGCCTTGGTCGTGGCCCTGGCCACCAACTGGGCGCTGCTGGAGACCCTGGCCTACGACCTGCTGTTCAAGGCCCCGACCGAGGTCGGAAGCCTGCTGCTGGCCCAGCTGGACAGCGGCTCCGGAAAGCTTGATCCCTTCGTGCGCCTGCAGTTCGCCTTCGACACGCTGCAGGAGGCCGCCCAGCACTTCGCGACCCGGGCCGGCGCCCGCGACGCGGCCCTGCAGGGCGGTCCCGGCTTCGCGGCCTTCGCCGCCAATGTCGGCGGCCTGGTCATGCTGCTGACCAGCCTGGGCGTCGTCCTGGCCTGCAAGGTGGTGCTGTCGGTGCTGCTGGCCCTGGCGCCGATCGTCGCCGGCCTGCTGCTGTTCGAGACCACGCGCGGCCTGGTCGAAGGCTGGCTGAAGGCGATGATCGCGCTCGCCGTCCTGCCGATGATCGCCACCCTGGCCCTGTCGCTGGAGCTGGCCATGCTGGCGCCGTCGTTGAAGGCCCTGGCGGCCATGAAGGACGTCCAGCAGTTCGCGCAGCTCGACATGGCCCCGGCGATCACCGTGCTGGTGCTCAGCCTCGTCTTCGCCGTCGTGCTGGTCGCCGCAGCCATCGCCGCCTGCGTGATCGCCGCCGGCCTGCGCCTGCCACGCGAACGCCCGGCCAGCCAGGAGACCCCGATCGTCTCGACGTCCGGCGCCTCGACCGCCGCGCCGCTGGAGCCGCCGTCGCGCGCCGCCCACGTGGCCGCCGCCGCCGTCAGCCTGGCCCGGCGCGAGGAACAGGCCGCGACGGCCGCCGCATCGTCCTCGCCCGCCGGCCCGCGCCGGCTGGTGGTGGTCTCCGACCGTTCCTCCGCCGCCCCCGCCACGGGCCCGGCCGCCGCCCAGGCCGCCGTCGCTCCGCTGGGCGCCAGCTATCGCCGCCCGGCCTCGCCCCGCCGCACCGCCTCCGGAGCCCGGAGAGACCAGTGA
- the virB11 gene encoding P-type DNA transfer ATPase VirB11 produces the protein MTSHAPMGVYLEAYLAPLAPWLADPAVTDLYVNRPGELWVERLGGAVAPVAVPELDETNLWRLARQVAAIAHQGVSREHPLLSAVLPDGARVQVVAPPATRGGVVMAIRKHVVSDLSLDDYAATGAFDRATTPPASPDAALRARLDAGDVRGFLAAAVRAGKNIVVSGGTSTGKTTFLNALLKEVPLDQRLVLIEDAPEIRLVHPNAVGLVAARGEQGEARVGAEDLLQASLRLRPDRIILGELRGAEAFSFLRAVSSGHPGSMTTVHADDPRGAVEQLALMALQAGANLRRQDVVDHVERVVDVFVQLHRQDGVRAVREIVFTDR, from the coding sequence ATGACCAGTCACGCCCCGATGGGGGTCTATCTGGAGGCCTACCTGGCGCCGCTGGCGCCATGGCTGGCCGATCCGGCGGTGACCGACCTCTACGTCAACCGGCCCGGCGAGCTGTGGGTCGAGCGCCTGGGCGGCGCCGTCGCGCCCGTGGCCGTTCCGGAGCTGGACGAGACCAATCTCTGGCGCCTGGCGCGCCAGGTGGCGGCCATCGCCCATCAGGGGGTGAGCCGCGAGCATCCTCTGCTGTCGGCCGTGCTGCCCGACGGCGCGCGGGTGCAGGTCGTCGCCCCGCCCGCCACGCGCGGCGGCGTGGTCATGGCCATCCGCAAGCACGTGGTCTCGGACCTGTCTCTGGACGACTACGCCGCGACGGGCGCCTTCGACCGCGCGACGACGCCTCCGGCCAGCCCCGACGCGGCGCTGAGGGCCCGGCTCGACGCCGGCGACGTTCGCGGCTTCCTGGCGGCGGCGGTGCGGGCCGGCAAGAACATCGTCGTCAGCGGCGGCACCTCGACCGGCAAGACCACCTTCCTCAACGCCCTGCTGAAGGAGGTCCCGCTCGACCAGCGCCTGGTGCTGATCGAGGACGCCCCCGAGATCCGCCTCGTCCATCCCAACGCCGTGGGCCTGGTGGCCGCGCGCGGCGAGCAGGGCGAGGCCCGGGTCGGAGCCGAGGACCTGCTGCAGGCCTCCCTGCGCCTTAGGCCCGACCGGATCATCCTGGGCGAGCTGCGCGGGGCCGAGGCCTTCAGCTTCCTGCGCGCCGTCTCCAGCGGCCATCCGGGCTCGATGACCACGGTCCATGCCGACGATCCGCGCGGCGCCGTCGAGCAGCTGGCCCTGATGGCCCTGCAGGCCGGCGCCAACCTGCGACGTCAGGACGTGGTCGACCACGTCGAGCGCGTCGTCGACGTCTTCGTCCAGCTTCACCGCCAGGACGGCGTCCGCGCCGTCCGGGAGATCGTGTTCACAGACCGCTAG
- a CDS encoding TrbG/VirB9 family P-type conjugative transfer protein — translation MKRSLLALPFACMPLACLLATPVMAQTAATPAVAADPRIRTLPYDPDQVYRLAGVMGFQTMLEFAPDERIENVSIGDALGWQVTPNKRATLLFLKPVDRAPVTNMTVVTDRRRYVFELSTAPGGADAAYVVRFRYPAVPVEIAAPPAKPVAAEPARNAAYTIKGPAALAPAQVFDDGRATYFAWPRQAELPAIFVVGADGSEGLANAVVKDGYLVVDQIAPRFVLRSDKAVATVVNAAWRATQGQGKAR, via the coding sequence ATGAAGCGTTCGCTTCTGGCCCTGCCGTTCGCCTGCATGCCGCTCGCCTGCCTGCTGGCCACGCCGGTCATGGCCCAAACGGCCGCCACGCCGGCCGTCGCCGCCGACCCGCGCATCCGCACCCTGCCCTATGATCCCGACCAGGTTTATCGCCTGGCCGGCGTGATGGGCTTCCAGACCATGCTGGAGTTCGCCCCCGACGAGCGGATCGAGAACGTCTCGATCGGCGACGCCCTGGGCTGGCAGGTGACGCCCAACAAGCGCGCCACCCTGCTGTTCCTCAAGCCGGTCGACCGCGCCCCGGTCACCAACATGACCGTCGTCACCGACCGCCGCCGCTACGTGTTCGAACTGTCGACGGCGCCCGGCGGGGCCGACGCGGCCTATGTCGTGCGCTTCCGCTATCCGGCCGTTCCGGTCGAGATCGCTGCCCCTCCTGCCAAGCCGGTCGCGGCCGAACCGGCGCGCAACGCCGCCTACACCATCAAGGGCCCGGCCGCCCTGGCGCCGGCCCAGGTGTTCGACGACGGCCGCGCCACCTATTTCGCCTGGCCCAGGCAGGCCGAGCTGCCGGCGATCTTCGTCGTCGGCGCCGACGGCTCCGAGGGCCTGGCCAACGCCGTGGTCAAGGACGGCTACCTGGTCGTCGACCAGATCGCGCCGCGCTTCGTGCTGCGCAGCGACAAGGCCGTCGCCACCGTCGTCAACGCCGCCTGGCGCGCGACCCAAGGCCAGGGGAAGGCCCGATGA
- a CDS encoding lytic transglycosylase domain-containing protein, producing MTFDFARRAMGLAAIAACCLLAAPALAAAQVLEIGDEGEVTRFEGPAVYTDESVEAIAPPLAPVVEVGHEDVRREIAVAAAAYALDPKLVEAVAWRESRFKPTARSRKGAVGVMQLMPATARDLGVDPSDMAQNVRGGAMYLRQMLTRFGGDVKLALAAYNAGPGAVLKHGGVPPYAETQAYVTSILGRMAVSSAAFAVPALGVSN from the coding sequence ATGACGTTCGACTTCGCGCGCCGGGCCATGGGCCTGGCGGCCATAGCCGCCTGCTGCCTGCTCGCCGCTCCCGCCTTGGCCGCCGCCCAGGTCCTGGAGATCGGGGACGAGGGCGAGGTCACGCGCTTCGAGGGCCCGGCCGTCTACACCGACGAATCCGTCGAGGCCATCGCGCCGCCCCTGGCGCCGGTCGTCGAGGTCGGCCACGAAGACGTCCGCCGCGAGATCGCCGTCGCGGCCGCCGCCTACGCGCTGGACCCCAAGCTGGTCGAGGCCGTCGCTTGGCGCGAAAGCCGCTTCAAGCCCACCGCCCGCTCGCGCAAGGGCGCCGTGGGCGTCATGCAGCTGATGCCTGCCACCGCCCGCGACCTGGGCGTCGACCCGTCCGACATGGCCCAGAACGTCCGCGGCGGGGCGATGTACCTGCGCCAGATGCTTACCCGCTTCGGCGGCGACGTGAAGCTGGCCCTGGCCGCCTACAACGCCGGCCCCGGCGCCGTCCTAAAGCATGGCGGCGTGCCGCCCTACGCCGAAACCCAGGCCTACGTGACCTCGATCCTCGGCCGCATGGCCGTCTCAAGCGCCGCCTTCGCCGTTCCCGCCCTCGGAGTCTCCAACTGA
- a CDS encoding DUF1800 domain-containing protein: protein MRIKLLASGAGIGLALLLSACGGGGGGGGGGSSAPQGGGTTPTTPPAPVVISAAEASRLAKQASFGPTPELIDQIVAAKSASAWVDQQLALSSSSYADIAGKAVPTNYCTAQSLTGTDLSNCNRDNFGALPMAMRFYSNAMGKDDQLRQRTAFALSQIVVASDLEVHTTAGLATFNQILLGNAFGNYKDILREVTLNPFMGNFLDMVDSNKSAPNENYARELMQLFSVGTVMLNMDGTPKTGADGAVIATYSNAEVKEVARALTGWTYARLDGAAISDYVKVDYTRPMIVNAARFDTGAKTFLNVTIPAGATQQQNVDTVVDTVFNHPNTAPFVSKRLIQQLTLANPSPAYVARVSAVFADNGSGVRGDMKAVIKAILVDAEARGSAATPGKVKEPVLFLTGLARGMGLKSDGYAFYYRDNGLGQMPFRAPSVFNFYPYDFPLPLGSGEFSPASKLMTTSTMVARHNLAWDWTMGGESTRAEFKTQPTIAGSVPVELPWAQWEALAADEAKMLERIDLVFLNGTMTSAQRAALSSAMAAVKNTDPAIQARKRAQVALYIVASSPHFQVDR, encoded by the coding sequence ATGCGTATCAAACTTCTAGCTTCGGGAGCCGGGATCGGCCTGGCCCTCCTTCTCAGCGCCTGCGGCGGCGGTGGAGGCGGCGGAGGCGGCGGCTCGTCCGCGCCCCAGGGCGGCGGCACGACGCCGACCACACCGCCCGCGCCCGTCGTCATCTCGGCGGCCGAGGCCTCGCGCCTGGCCAAGCAGGCCAGCTTCGGCCCCACGCCCGAGCTGATCGACCAGATCGTGGCCGCCAAGAGCGCGTCGGCCTGGGTCGACCAGCAGCTGGCGCTGAGCTCCAGCAGCTACGCCGACATCGCCGGCAAGGCCGTGCCGACCAACTACTGCACGGCGCAGAGCCTGACGGGTACGGATCTCAGCAACTGCAACCGCGACAACTTCGGCGCCCTGCCGATGGCCATGCGGTTCTATTCGAACGCCATGGGCAAGGACGACCAGCTGCGCCAGCGCACGGCCTTCGCCCTGTCGCAGATCGTGGTGGCCTCGGACCTCGAGGTGCACACCACCGCGGGCCTGGCGACCTTCAACCAGATCCTGCTGGGCAACGCCTTCGGCAACTACAAGGACATCCTGCGCGAGGTCACCCTGAACCCATTCATGGGCAACTTCCTCGACATGGTCGACAGCAACAAGTCGGCCCCCAACGAGAACTACGCCCGCGAGCTGATGCAGCTGTTCTCGGTCGGCACGGTGATGCTGAACATGGACGGCACGCCCAAGACCGGCGCCGACGGGGCGGTGATCGCCACCTATTCCAACGCCGAGGTCAAGGAGGTGGCCCGGGCGCTGACGGGGTGGACCTACGCCCGCCTCGACGGCGCGGCCATCAGCGACTACGTCAAGGTCGACTACACCCGGCCGATGATCGTCAACGCCGCGCGGTTCGACACCGGCGCCAAGACGTTCCTGAACGTCACCATCCCGGCCGGCGCGACCCAGCAGCAGAACGTCGACACGGTGGTCGACACCGTCTTCAACCACCCCAACACCGCGCCCTTCGTCTCCAAGCGGCTGATCCAGCAGCTGACCCTGGCCAATCCCTCGCCGGCCTATGTAGCGCGGGTCTCGGCCGTGTTCGCCGACAACGGCTCGGGCGTGCGCGGCGACATGAAGGCGGTGATCAAGGCCATCCTCGTCGACGCCGAGGCGCGCGGCTCGGCCGCCACGCCGGGCAAGGTCAAGGAGCCGGTGCTGTTCCTGACGGGCCTGGCGCGCGGCATGGGCCTGAAGTCGGACGGCTACGCCTTCTACTACCGCGACAACGGCCTGGGGCAGATGCCCTTCCGGGCCCCGTCGGTGTTCAACTTCTATCCGTACGACTTCCCGCTGCCGCTGGGCTCGGGCGAGTTCAGCCCGGCCAGCAAGCTGATGACCACCTCCACCATGGTCGCCCGCCACAACCTGGCATGGGACTGGACCATGGGCGGCGAGTCCACCCGCGCCGAGTTCAAGACCCAGCCGACCATCGCCGGCTCGGTCCCGGTCGAACTGCCATGGGCCCAATGGGAAGCCCTGGCCGCCGACGAGGCCAAGATGCTCGAGCGCATCGATCTGGTCTTCCTCAACGGGACCATGACCTCGGCCCAGCGCGCGGCGCTGTCGTCGGCCATGGCCGCCGTCAAGAACACCGACCCCGCCATCCAGGCGCGCAAGCGGGCGCAGGTCGCCCTCTACATCGTCGCCTCGTCCCCCCACTTCCAGGTCGATCGCTGA
- a CDS encoding VirB4 family type IV secretion/conjugal transfer ATPase — MQQLPTVKPKASKEASAGKRLPYARLLDERTVETRDGLLMQVIHLAGLPFETADSETLNYRKAVRDVMLRGLASSRFAVYHHVVRREARVGTQGAFADGFSARLDAEWSERLAGRKLYVNDLFLTIVRRPLQGQGGLIDKALRLAKGPAQSAGQKAQDRRELDAARDGLVSALAPYGARVLSQYEGANGACSEPLEFLSCLYNGEMRPVLVPQGDAGEYLPYRRVSFGHETLELSRAGALARSFASIVSVKDYPAQTTPGMLDDLLRLPCEMVVTQSFGFVDRQPTLDRMNLALRRMRAADDDAVSVKADLIRAKDDVVSGRAAFGEHHLSVLVRGESLDGLDQSTAEVMSAFTEMGAIAVREDVNLEPAFWAQFPGAFKDIARRALISTANFAGFASGHNFPVGKALGNHWGPAVTLLETTSAGPYHFNFHKGDLGNFTIIGPSGSGKTVVLNFLLAQAQKYAPRTVFFDKDRGAEIFLRAIGGRYEVLRPGQATGFNPLALEDTPANRRFVADWAARLVAQPGESLTPDDLARIKDAVDANYDQAPKLRRLRCFAELFKGARRPDAADLFARLAPWHGAGEHAWLFDNADDGLDLSAATLGFDMTQLLDDPALRTPAMMYLFHRVEQRLDGHPTLIVVDEGWKALDDDVFVARIKDWEKTLRKRNGLVGFATQSAQDALESRIASAIVEQAATQIFMANPKAQAKDYCEGFGLTEHEFELVRSLPDTARCFLIKHGTDSVVARLNLSGSPELLTVLSGRESTVRKLDALRERLGDAPEAWMAKLLKEAA; from the coding sequence ATGCAACAGCTACCAACCGTGAAGCCCAAGGCCAGCAAGGAAGCCTCGGCCGGCAAGCGCCTGCCCTACGCCCGCCTGCTGGACGAGCGGACGGTCGAGACGCGCGACGGCCTGCTGATGCAGGTGATCCACCTGGCCGGCCTGCCGTTCGAGACCGCCGACAGCGAGACCCTGAACTACCGCAAGGCCGTGCGCGACGTGATGTTGCGGGGCCTGGCCTCCTCGCGCTTCGCCGTCTACCACCACGTCGTCCGCCGCGAGGCGCGCGTGGGCACGCAAGGCGCGTTCGCCGACGGCTTCAGCGCCCGGCTGGACGCCGAGTGGAGCGAACGGCTCGCCGGCCGCAAGCTCTACGTCAACGACCTGTTCCTGACGATCGTGCGCCGACCCCTTCAGGGCCAGGGCGGGCTGATCGACAAGGCCCTGCGCCTGGCCAAGGGCCCCGCCCAAAGCGCCGGCCAGAAGGCCCAGGACCGCCGCGAACTCGACGCCGCCCGCGACGGCCTGGTCTCGGCCCTGGCGCCCTACGGCGCGCGGGTGCTCTCCCAGTACGAGGGCGCGAACGGCGCCTGTTCCGAGCCGCTGGAATTCCTGTCCTGCCTCTACAACGGCGAGATGCGTCCCGTGCTGGTCCCGCAAGGCGACGCCGGCGAGTACCTGCCCTATCGCCGGGTCAGCTTCGGCCACGAGACGCTGGAGCTGTCGCGCGCCGGGGCCCTGGCGCGGAGCTTCGCCTCGATCGTCTCGGTCAAGGACTACCCCGCCCAGACCACGCCGGGCATGCTGGACGACCTGTTGCGCCTGCCGTGCGAGATGGTGGTCACCCAGAGCTTCGGCTTCGTCGACCGCCAGCCGACGCTGGACCGCATGAACCTGGCCCTGCGCCGCATGCGCGCGGCCGACGACGACGCCGTCAGCGTCAAGGCCGACCTGATCCGCGCCAAGGACGACGTAGTCAGCGGCCGCGCCGCCTTCGGCGAGCACCACCTGTCGGTGCTGGTGCGCGGCGAGAGCCTGGACGGCCTCGACCAGTCGACCGCCGAGGTGATGAGCGCCTTCACCGAGATGGGCGCGATCGCCGTGCGCGAGGACGTCAATCTGGAGCCGGCCTTCTGGGCCCAGTTCCCCGGCGCCTTCAAGGACATCGCCCGCCGCGCCCTGATCTCGACCGCCAACTTCGCCGGCTTCGCCAGCGGCCACAACTTCCCGGTCGGCAAGGCCCTGGGCAATCACTGGGGCCCGGCGGTGACGCTGCTGGAGACCACCTCGGCAGGCCCCTACCACTTCAACTTCCACAAGGGCGACCTGGGCAACTTCACGATCATCGGCCCGTCGGGCTCGGGCAAGACCGTGGTGCTGAACTTCCTGCTGGCCCAGGCCCAGAAGTACGCGCCGCGCACGGTCTTTTTCGACAAGGACCGCGGGGCCGAGATCTTCCTGCGGGCCATCGGCGGCCGCTACGAGGTGCTGCGTCCCGGCCAGGCCACGGGCTTCAACCCGCTGGCGCTGGAAGACACGCCGGCCAACCGCCGCTTCGTCGCCGACTGGGCTGCGCGCCTCGTCGCCCAGCCCGGCGAGAGCCTGACGCCCGACGACCTGGCGCGGATCAAGGACGCCGTCGACGCCAACTACGACCAGGCGCCGAAGCTTCGTCGCCTGCGGTGCTTCGCCGAGCTGTTCAAGGGCGCGCGCCGCCCCGACGCCGCCGACCTCTTCGCCCGGCTGGCGCCGTGGCACGGCGCGGGCGAGCACGCCTGGCTGTTCGACAACGCCGATGACGGCCTGGACCTGTCGGCCGCGACGCTCGGCTTCGACATGACCCAGCTGCTGGACGACCCGGCCCTGCGCACGCCCGCCATGATGTACCTGTTCCACCGCGTGGAGCAGCGCCTGGACGGCCACCCGACCCTGATCGTCGTCGACGAGGGCTGGAAGGCGCTGGACGACGACGTCTTCGTGGCCCGGATCAAGGACTGGGAAAAGACCCTGCGCAAGCGCAACGGCCTGGTCGGCTTCGCCACCCAGTCGGCCCAGGACGCCCTGGAAAGCCGCATCGCCAGCGCCATCGTCGAACAGGCCGCCACCCAGATCTTCATGGCCAACCCCAAGGCCCAGGCGAAGGACTACTGCGAGGGCTTCGGCCTGACCGAGCACGAGTTCGAACTGGTCCGCAGCCTGCCCGACACCGCCCGCTGCTTCCTGATCAAGCACGGGACCGACAGCGTCGTGGCCCGCCTGAACCTGTCGGGCTCGCCCGAGCTGCTGACGGTTCTGTCGGGGCGCGAGAGCACCGTCCGCAAGCTGGACGCGCTGCGCGAACGCCTGGGCGACGCGCCCGAGGCCTGGATGGCGAAACTCCTGAAGGAGGCCGCATGA
- a CDS encoding TrbI/VirB10 family protein: MTHDIDPRLTPQVQDDLAAADAQARPVVGKAGGVSNLAIMAGFGVFGVAVFAWLSSHRADASQRQPVAAPPAAAQPAPVARLAQVQGPLYAVPAPQFTVDNSAPADPPPPPAPAYAPPPPAAVFAGPADDSGRRRAPTLVVDLSDRGQPAAKPSPGSPAAAAGEATRVAALNPDERFADRVGLDEAAPAKATAMQDLDAIIPQGAVIPAVMETAINSDLPGLARAMVVRDVKSFDGSTVLIPRGSRVIGQYKSGLALGASRVFVIWTRVIRPDGVSVQIGSPAADPLGRGGLEGKVDRDFFTRFGGSILTSVLSAGVAAVSNGRSNSQIYIGSMSEAANLANAAKGANTSPTIKTPQGAPVTIFVARDLDFTGVRSL; this comes from the coding sequence ATGACCCACGACATCGATCCGCGCCTGACGCCCCAGGTCCAGGATGACCTGGCCGCCGCCGACGCCCAGGCCCGCCCCGTGGTCGGCAAGGCCGGCGGGGTGTCGAACCTGGCCATCATGGCCGGCTTCGGCGTGTTCGGCGTCGCCGTCTTCGCCTGGCTGTCCAGCCATCGCGCCGACGCGAGCCAGCGCCAGCCCGTCGCCGCTCCGCCCGCCGCCGCGCAACCCGCCCCCGTGGCCAGGCTCGCCCAGGTGCAGGGCCCGCTCTACGCCGTGCCCGCGCCGCAGTTCACGGTCGACAACAGCGCTCCGGCCGATCCGCCCCCGCCGCCCGCGCCCGCCTACGCGCCGCCCCCGCCGGCCGCCGTGTTCGCCGGTCCGGCGGACGATTCCGGCCGTCGCCGCGCGCCGACCCTGGTGGTCGACCTCAGCGACCGGGGCCAGCCCGCCGCCAAGCCCTCGCCCGGCAGCCCCGCGGCCGCCGCCGGCGAGGCCACGCGCGTCGCCGCCCTCAATCCCGACGAACGCTTCGCCGACCGCGTCGGCCTGGACGAGGCCGCGCCCGCCAAGGCCACGGCCATGCAGGACCTCGACGCGATCATCCCGCAGGGCGCGGTGATCCCGGCGGTGATGGAGACGGCGATCAACTCCGACCTGCCGGGCCTGGCCCGTGCGATGGTCGTCCGCGACGTCAAGAGCTTCGACGGCTCCACCGTACTGATCCCGCGCGGCAGCCGGGTCATCGGCCAGTACAAGTCGGGCCTGGCCCTGGGCGCCAGCCGCGTCTTCGTGATCTGGACCCGGGTGATCCGGCCCGACGGCGTGTCGGTGCAGATCGGCTCGCCGGCCGCCGACCCGCTGGGCCGGGGCGGCCTGGAGGGCAAGGTCGACCGCGACTTCTTCACCCGCTTCGGCGGCTCGATCCTGACCTCGGTGCTCAGCGCCGGCGTCGCCGCGGTCAGCAACGGCCGCTCCAATTCGCAGATCTACATCGGCTCGATGTCGGAGGCGGCCAACCTCGCCAACGCCGCCAAGGGCGCCAACACCTCGCCGACCATCAAGACCCCCCAGGGCGCGCCGGTGACGATCTTCGTCGCCCGCGACCTCGACTTCACCGGCGTGCGGAGCCTGTGA
- a CDS encoding TrbC/VirB2 family protein, translating into MRQILKTKFVSVRAAALAAALLAAAGQAHAQAVQADPQGSSAVLSGVMWLQGTLLGNVATAVAVMAVAAVGFMMLTGRMNWRYGATVILGCFILFGATTIVSGIRTAAGA; encoded by the coding sequence ATGCGCCAAATCCTGAAGACCAAGTTCGTAAGCGTTCGCGCCGCCGCCCTGGCCGCGGCTCTCCTCGCCGCCGCCGGCCAAGCCCACGCCCAGGCCGTGCAGGCCGACCCGCAGGGCTCGTCGGCCGTGCTGTCGGGCGTGATGTGGCTGCAGGGCACGCTGCTGGGCAACGTCGCCACCGCCGTGGCGGTGATGGCGGTGGCCGCGGTCGGCTTCATGATGCTGACCGGCCGGATGAACTGGCGCTACGGCGCGACCGTGATCCTGGGCTGCTTCATCCTGTTCGGCGCCACCACCATCGTCAGCGGCATCCGCACGGCGGCGGGCGCGTAA
- a CDS encoding type IV secretion system protein VirB3 has product MAAPLDRDVVFGALTRPQMFAGVTYSYFVVNGVVTTELFLITKSFWALLAALAIHAIGYAACLREPRIFDLWLTRVSRCPRVPNFRAWRCNSYQP; this is encoded by the coding sequence ATGGCCGCTCCCCTCGATCGCGACGTGGTGTTCGGGGCCCTGACCCGGCCCCAGATGTTCGCCGGCGTGACCTACAGCTACTTCGTCGTCAACGGCGTGGTCACGACCGAGCTGTTCCTGATCACCAAGTCGTTCTGGGCGCTGCTCGCGGCCCTGGCGATCCACGCGATCGGCTATGCGGCCTGCCTGCGCGAACCGCGCATCTTCGACCTGTGGCTGACCAGGGTCAGCCGCTGCCCCCGCGTTCCCAATTTCCGGGCCTGGCGATGCAACAGCTACCAACCGTGA
- a CDS encoding VOC family protein — protein sequence MSGFRYGFHHGGVSVPDLDAAVAWYGRVLGFSLERRFEIPTIPARVAMIVNGDLRIELFEVPGAAPLPDERRVPDRDVHTHGFKHVAFVTPDVAALTEELKGRGADIVWLKVMPHGTACFIRDLAGNLIEFVQGPIPAGEAGSL from the coding sequence ATGAGCGGCTTCCGGTACGGCTTTCATCACGGCGGCGTCAGCGTTCCCGACCTCGACGCGGCGGTGGCGTGGTACGGGCGCGTGCTGGGCTTCTCGCTGGAGCGGCGCTTCGAGATTCCCACCATCCCCGCCCGGGTGGCGATGATCGTGAACGGCGACCTGCGGATCGAGCTGTTCGAGGTTCCCGGCGCCGCGCCGCTGCCGGACGAGCGCCGCGTCCCGGATCGCGACGTCCATACCCATGGCTTCAAGCACGTGGCCTTCGTCACGCCGGACGTGGCGGCGCTGACCGAAGAGCTGAAGGGGCGGGGCGCCGACATCGTATGGCTGAAGGTCATGCCGCACGGCACGGCCTGCTTCATCCGCGACCTGGCCGGAAACCTGATCGAATTCGTGCAGGGGCCGATCCCGGCCGGCGAGGCGGGAAGCCTGTAG